The genome window TCCTGGCGGAGATCATTGGCGATGTTTCAAAGATCCATCTGTATCGAAAGGGAGGGTGAGATGGGCAAGAGCCAGGTCAAAAATAATATTCGGAAACTGCGCTTCCACCACGACGAAATGACGCAGGAGCAGCTGGCGAAAAAAGTGGGCGTGACGCGGCAGACCATCATTGCGATGGAAAGCGAAAAATATTCCCCTTCGCTGGAACTGGCGTTTCGCATCGCGCGCGTGTTTGGTGTGCCGCTGGAGGAAGTGTTTTATTACGTCCCTGAAGATGAAACAGAATCGTAGGGCGGGTTTCCAACCCGCCATGCATAAAATTCTCGAGACTATCGGGCTGAAAGCCTGACCTGCAAATTGTTCAACAGAATGGAGAAAACTCATGAAAGCAATTGTATATAACGAATACGGAGCAGCGGAGGTGCTTCACCTCAAGGAAGTGGAAAAGCCCATGCCAAAGGATAATGAAATCCAAGTGCGGGTACGCGCCACCTCTGTCACCGTCGGGGACCTGTGGGCGCGGAATTTCAAGGCGATCTCGCCGCGCGAATTCTCGATGCCCCTTCTACTTTGGATTCCTTCACGGATGTTTTTTGGTCTCACGAAGCCGCGGATTTCCATCCTTGGGAGCGAGTTTGCCGGGGATGTTGAATCTGTTGGGAAGGATGTGAAGAGATTCAAGAAAGGGGATGCGGTGTTCGGGTATCGCGGTCAGAGCATGGGGGCGAATGCCGAGTATCTATGCCTGCCCCAAGATGGTATGGTGACGCATAAACCTGTCAACATGACCTATGAAGAGGCTGCTACAGTTCCCTACGGCGCGTTGACCGCGTTGAGCCTGCTGAGAAAGGTCAACGTGCAGGCGGGGCAAAAGGTGCTGGTCATCGGTGCCAGCGGACGGATCGGGTCGGCTGCGGTGCAACTTGCCAACTATTTCGGCGCGGAAGTAACCGGGATATGCAGCACGCCAGGCTTGGATTTTGTGAAGTCGCTGGGCGCGGATAGGGTCATTGACTATACCAAAGAGGACTTCACCCAAAACGGCGAGACCTATGACCTGATCTTTGATGTAATGAGGAAAAGTTCGTTTTCCCAATCCAGGAATTCGTTAAGTCCGAACGGCATCTACCTGTTAGCCAGTTTCAAGATGAAGCAACTTTTCCAAATGTTGTGGACGTCCATGCGCGGCGGCAGGAAGGTGGTATGCGCCCTGTCCAGTGAAAAGATCGAGGATTTGGATCTCATCAAGGAATTGGTCGAGGCAGGGAAGTTCAAATCTGTTATCGATAAACGCTATCCGTTGGAGCAAATGGCCGAGGCGCATCGCCATGCTGAAACGGGAGGCAGGCAGGGGAACGTGGTCATAACAGTGGGAGCATAGCCGCAAATAACCAAAAAGTGACAGTCACCTTGAAGATGACTGTCACTTTTATTTCATTGTATGCTGTTCTTTACTCCGCGGCCAACTCGTAATCGCCGGGATCTTCATCCACAGCCATCAGCGGCTCTTCCTTTTCCTTCTTGTCCAGGAATTGCAGGGTCTGTGCCACGATCTTTGTAAAATACTTGGTTTCGCCCTTATCCTCGTACTTGTCGGTCTTCAAACGACCTTCCACGAAGATCAGGCTGCCTTTTTTGAGGTATTCCTGGCAGATCTCGCCAAGCCGCCCCCAGGCTTCGATGTTGACCCACTCGGTGGCTTCGCGGGTCTCGCCGCTCTTGTCCTTCCAGCGGTTGCTGACCGCCAGGCTGAAATGGCAGACCCTTTTGCCCGTGGGCGTGAACTTGCCTTCGGGGTCCTTGCCCAAACGGCCGATCAATTGAACGCGGTTTAGAGTTGGCATGGCATCCCCGCTTTCGTTTCATAACTTTTAGATGCTTGTGTACGTGTCATTTTGGTCTCCTTTTTTATCTAAAAGAACGGTGAATTGTGTCGAACAGGGTTATACTTTTATTTACCCTGCACTTTCCTCTGTGGCGGGAGCTGCCGCCTCGGGAGCGGGGGCTGCTACCTCGGTGGCGGGGGCGTCCACAACTTTCTTCTTGAGCACGGGCAGGCCCGTCTTCATTTCAACGACGTCGTAGCCCGCTGGCACGGCATCCAGTACGCCTTCCTTGACTTCCTTCGAGAAGAAGAACATTCTGCCCTTGGAATGCAGGTAGTAGGTGTTTCCTTTTGAATTGGTGTGTGCGTAAGCCATTATTTTCTCCTTGAATCTGATTGGTGGATAAAGTGTAGAACAAAATTTCTAGCTTGTCAAGCCCCTAAACGCGATTTTGTATAGACAAATCTACTCGGAGCGATATGAAAACCGTCACCACCCTCTCAGACCTACGAGCTGCGCGCCTCTCTCTCCAAGGGACAGTTGGTCTGGTTCCCACGATGGGATACCTGCACGAGGGGCATTTATCGCTCGTCCGCCAGGCAAAAGCCGGGTGCGACCACGTCATCGTCTCCATTTTTGTCAACCCAACCCAGTTCGGTCCCAAGGAAGACCTCTCCAAGTACCCGCGCGATCTCGAACGGGACCTGGAATTGCTCTCCTCGCTCCCTGCGCCGGGGACGGCGCAGGAGATCGTGGTGTGGACTCCGTCAGCCGAGGAAATCTACCCGCCCGGCTACCAGACCTGGGTGCAGGTCGAGGCGTTGACCAGTCCGCTTGAGGGGGCAATGCGTCCCGGTCACTTCAAGGGCGTGACCACCATTGTGGCGAAGCTGTTCAACGCCACCCGGCCCGATAAAGCCTATTTCGGTCAAAAGGATGCCCAACAGGCGGCGGTCATCCGTAAAATGGTGAAGGACTTGAACTTCCCGCTCGAAGTCATCATCTGCCCGACGGTGCGCGAGGCGGACGGGCTGGCGATGTCCAGCCGCAACAAGTACTTGAACGAAGCCGAACGGGCGGCAGCGACGGTCTTGTTCCGCGCGTTGAGCGCGGCGAAGGGGTTGTTTGAGGATGGGGAAAGGGATGCCGAGGCGCTAAGAAGTAAGATGAAAGCAGTGATCGAGGCAGAGCCGCTGGCACAGATGCAATACGTCTCCTGCGCGGATTATGATACGCTCGAAGAGTTGGATCAAATTAAAGGAAAAACACTGCTTTCAATGGCGGTCTTCGTGGGGAAAACGCGGCTGATCGACAATTTCGTGCTGGGATAGGAATTTGCACTCGCCCCTTCCGTGATCACGATATTGCTGGGAGCAGTAGCGGTGCATGGATAGGTACACTCATAGGTTGTATACCAGTTTTTGGTACACACATACCCTCCCACACAGACCCACACACGCCCTGGTACACTACCCGCCAGTATTCCCCGCTCAGCTCCTCGCGGATCAGTTCCATAAAAAGTTTCCCTCGTCTTGGACTTATCATCCTCAGAAGCTGTAGTCCAGATAGTACTTTCTGCCCGCAGATATTCCTTGAGCCCAGCATATTGATACAGATAACCAAAGACAAATAGTAAAATCAACAACAAAACCAACAATCCCCCAACCAATCTCTTCATAACACCATTCAACCAGAAATAACAATACTCTGCAACGCCTAACCGCGACTCTTATTGTATGCGCACTATCACAACTTCACCAGCTTGGTTTTCATATACAAAATATTTTGGCGCTTTTGGATCTTTGTCATTTACCAACGTTATCACCCCCCATTTTTTATCATCTTCACTCAGCATTTTTATCTGGAAACCTCCGGCTCCATCAGTTATTATGTCGTCTCCATTATAATTCGATCTATATTCCTGCCGAGCTTGTCGTACCAATTCGACAGCATAGGCAACCACGGCACCTGTGGGTGCCCCAGGGGAAACCCTCTCGCCTTTTTTAGGGGCAAGTCCAGTATTTTTTGCGTTCTCTCTGGCAGAGTCCTCGACAAATTGTCGGTGAAATATCCCATCTCTACACACCTCTCTACCTGTCTCTACTTCAACACACACAACCGAATTACCATCCATTTTTAGCTCCACAGTGCCATCTGTTCCCACCGTTACCCCCAGTTCTTTCAAAGTAGTCATAGTCGCCTGCCCTACCTCAGTTCTTTCTGGTGTGATCGCCTCCACCCACGCACCGTCTTCATTCAAAATGTAGCCCGGGTAGGAGAACCC of Anaerolineales bacterium contains these proteins:
- a CDS encoding NAD(P)-dependent alcohol dehydrogenase — translated: MKAIVYNEYGAAEVLHLKEVEKPMPKDNEIQVRVRATSVTVGDLWARNFKAISPREFSMPLLLWIPSRMFFGLTKPRISILGSEFAGDVESVGKDVKRFKKGDAVFGYRGQSMGANAEYLCLPQDGMVTHKPVNMTYEEAATVPYGALTALSLLRKVNVQAGQKVLVIGASGRIGSAAVQLANYFGAEVTGICSTPGLDFVKSLGADRVIDYTKEDFTQNGETYDLIFDVMRKSSFSQSRNSLSPNGIYLLASFKMKQLFQMLWTSMRGGRKVVCALSSEKIEDLDLIKELVEAGKFKSVIDKRYPLEQMAEAHRHAETGGRQGNVVITVGA
- the ssb gene encoding single-stranded DNA-binding protein; translation: MPTLNRVQLIGRLGKDPEGKFTPTGKRVCHFSLAVSNRWKDKSGETREATEWVNIEAWGRLGEICQEYLKKGSLIFVEGRLKTDKYEDKGETKYFTKIVAQTLQFLDKKEKEEPLMAVDEDPGDYELAAE
- the panC gene encoding pantoate--beta-alanine ligase, whose protein sequence is MKTVTTLSDLRAARLSLQGTVGLVPTMGYLHEGHLSLVRQAKAGCDHVIVSIFVNPTQFGPKEDLSKYPRDLERDLELLSSLPAPGTAQEIVVWTPSAEEIYPPGYQTWVQVEALTSPLEGAMRPGHFKGVTTIVAKLFNATRPDKAYFGQKDAQQAAVIRKMVKDLNFPLEVIICPTVREADGLAMSSRNKYLNEAERAAATVLFRALSAAKGLFEDGERDAEALRSKMKAVIEAEPLAQMQYVSCADYDTLEELDQIKGKTLLSMAVFVGKTRLIDNFVLG
- a CDS encoding helix-turn-helix transcriptional regulator, with the protein product MFQRSICIEREGEMGKSQVKNNIRKLRFHHDEMTQEQLAKKVGVTRQTIIAMESEKYSPSLELAFRIARVFGVPLEEVFYYVPEDETES